A genomic segment from Micromonospora echinaurantiaca encodes:
- a CDS encoding TIGR03621 family F420-dependent LLM class oxidoreductase, which produces MAIFSLQAQPTDGPGWLDLARRAEAAGYDALLAADHPGAVASPFVALAAAAAVTSTIGLGSYVSNAGVREPMLLASDVATLDLLSGGRARLGLGAGHTPAEWRGIGRERPDVAGRVRRCVAVAEAVRALLDGDEVTVDTPELAMRAARLETPRPVRRIPLTFGGANSTLLRWAGAHADVVGLAGLGRTLPDGHQHEVRWRAAEIEHQLACVAAGAAGRAEPPALEALVQQVVVTDDAEAAAAKTAEETGLTVAELLATPFVLIGTEDEIVAAVAEHRRRWGVTRFVVRVDALDPLTPVLARLASTG; this is translated from the coding sequence ATGGCGATCTTCTCCCTCCAGGCCCAGCCGACCGACGGCCCGGGCTGGCTGGACCTGGCCCGGCGGGCCGAGGCGGCCGGCTACGACGCGCTGCTCGCCGCCGACCACCCCGGCGCGGTCGCGTCGCCGTTCGTCGCGCTGGCCGCCGCGGCCGCGGTGACCTCCACGATCGGCCTCGGGTCGTACGTGTCGAACGCCGGTGTCCGCGAGCCGATGCTGCTCGCCTCGGACGTGGCCACCCTCGACCTGCTCTCCGGCGGCCGGGCGCGGCTCGGTCTCGGTGCCGGTCACACGCCGGCGGAATGGCGCGGGATCGGCCGCGAGCGCCCCGACGTCGCCGGTCGGGTCCGCCGCTGCGTGGCCGTCGCCGAGGCGGTCCGGGCCCTGCTCGACGGCGACGAGGTCACCGTCGACACCCCGGAGCTGGCGATGCGGGCGGCCCGGCTGGAGACCCCGCGCCCGGTACGGCGGATCCCGCTCACCTTCGGCGGGGCGAACTCCACGCTGCTGCGCTGGGCGGGCGCCCACGCCGACGTCGTCGGGCTGGCCGGGCTGGGCCGTACGCTGCCCGACGGGCACCAGCACGAGGTGCGCTGGCGGGCGGCGGAGATCGAGCACCAGTTGGCGTGCGTGGCCGCCGGGGCGGCCGGGCGGGCCGAGCCGCCGGCGCTGGAGGCGCTGGTGCAGCAGGTCGTGGTGACCGACGACGCCGAGGCGGCCGCCGCGAAGACCGCCGAGGAGACCGGCTTGACCGTCGCCGAACTGCTGGCCACCCCGTTCGTGCTGATCGGCACCGAGGACGAGATCGTCGCGGCGGTCGCCGAGCACCGGCGCCGCTGGGGCGTCACCCGCTTCGTCGTACGCGTCGACGCGCTCGACCCGCTCACCCCGGTGCTGGCCCGCCTGGCCAGCACCGGGTGA
- a CDS encoding low temperature requirement protein A, translating into MGGDRRRGRLGPAISIAPGARVDRFEVFFDLVFVFSFFIITRATAMDVTGRSLLHAMLVLAVLWWVWVVHCVVATRVRLGEGFVPALMVLAMAALFCFALSLPQAFGPTQEMAAGPMVVAISYLVIRAVHLLLYWHVAKERPGERRLLLKYSPELVASTLLLVGAALIPPLIDDPGLADGVRDGLWVSVVVLQYGMGLVAGAWGWTVTSAEHWTERYDLILIIALGESVISVGVGSNLLGQPPTWPAVAAAVLGIFFTAALWWAHYDVVGPAARIALHVAKGRSRVAMARDAYAYFYLVMIAGIILFALGAEEIVHDIADPDVPLSEAPHGPGVPLLFGGVACYLSANMLFQLRTLRTLSWSRLGTVVLLIAAIPVAGRLPGLAALALLTAICVGLVTVEVVVLADSRRALRDVVFQEKAEHEAHEAAVRARWHDHAEHEPST; encoded by the coding sequence ATGGGCGGAGACCGGCGGCGCGGACGGTTGGGCCCGGCCATCTCGATCGCCCCCGGCGCCCGGGTGGACCGGTTCGAGGTCTTCTTCGACCTGGTCTTCGTCTTCTCGTTCTTCATCATCACCCGGGCCACCGCGATGGACGTCACCGGCCGCAGCCTGCTGCACGCCATGCTGGTGCTCGCCGTGCTCTGGTGGGTCTGGGTGGTGCACTGCGTGGTGGCCACCCGGGTCCGGCTCGGCGAGGGCTTCGTCCCCGCGCTGATGGTCCTCGCCATGGCGGCCCTGTTCTGCTTCGCGCTCTCGCTGCCCCAGGCGTTCGGCCCGACCCAGGAGATGGCCGCCGGGCCGATGGTGGTCGCGATCAGCTACCTGGTGATCCGGGCCGTGCACCTGCTGCTCTACTGGCACGTCGCCAAGGAGCGGCCCGGCGAGCGCCGGCTGCTGCTGAAGTACTCGCCCGAACTGGTGGCCAGCACGCTGCTGCTCGTCGGCGCCGCGCTGATCCCACCGCTGATCGACGATCCCGGCCTCGCCGACGGGGTGCGGGACGGCCTCTGGGTCAGCGTGGTCGTGCTCCAGTACGGCATGGGTCTGGTCGCCGGGGCCTGGGGCTGGACGGTGACCTCGGCGGAACACTGGACCGAGCGGTACGACCTCATCCTGATCATCGCCCTGGGCGAGTCGGTGATCTCGGTCGGCGTCGGCAGCAACCTGCTCGGCCAGCCGCCGACCTGGCCGGCCGTCGCGGCGGCGGTGCTCGGCATCTTCTTCACCGCCGCGCTCTGGTGGGCGCACTACGACGTGGTCGGGCCGGCCGCCCGGATCGCGCTGCACGTGGCGAAGGGCCGCTCCCGGGTCGCCATGGCGCGGGACGCCTACGCCTACTTCTACCTGGTGATGATCGCCGGCATCATCCTGTTCGCGCTGGGCGCCGAGGAGATCGTGCACGACATCGCCGACCCCGACGTGCCGCTGTCCGAGGCGCCGCACGGCCCGGGCGTACCGCTGCTCTTCGGCGGGGTGGCCTGCTACCTCTCCGCCAACATGCTCTTCCAGCTGCGCACCCTGCGCACGCTCTCCTGGAGCCGGCTCGGCACGGTGGTGCTGCTGATCGCCGCCATCCCGGTCGCCGGGCGGCTGCCCGGGCTCGCCGCGCTCGCCCTGCTGACCGCGATCTGCGTGGGGCTGGTGACCGTAGAGGTGGTGGTGCTGGCCGACTCCCGGCGCGCCCTGCGTGACGTGGTCTTCCAGGAGAAGGCCGAGCACGAGGCGCACGAGGCCGCCGTCCGCGCCCGCTGGCACGACCACGCCGAGCACGAGCCCTCCACCTGA
- a CDS encoding TetR/AcrR family transcriptional regulator: MPEIAPRPLRADARRNRERLLDAAVRAFSRPGAEVTLDAVAKDAGVGIGTLYRHFPTREALVEAAYRNELAKLCDSAEDLLGQLPPDAATRAWMDRFVDYLATKRGMADALRMVIVAGSNPYAQSRDRLIATLTRLLDAAAAAGAVRPDVRPEDVLAGLSGVSLAAGEPAQREQASRLLDLLMDGLRYRSPG, encoded by the coding sequence GTGCCGGAGATCGCCCCCCGACCGTTGCGCGCCGACGCGCGACGCAACCGCGAGCGACTGCTCGACGCCGCGGTACGGGCGTTTTCCCGACCCGGCGCGGAGGTAACCCTGGACGCCGTCGCCAAGGACGCCGGGGTCGGCATCGGCACCCTCTACCGCCACTTCCCCACCCGGGAGGCGCTGGTCGAGGCGGCGTACCGCAACGAGTTGGCCAAGCTCTGCGACTCGGCGGAGGACCTGCTCGGGCAGTTGCCGCCCGATGCGGCCACCCGGGCCTGGATGGACCGGTTCGTCGACTACCTCGCCACCAAGCGCGGCATGGCCGACGCGCTGCGGATGGTGATCGTCGCCGGCAGCAACCCGTACGCGCAGAGCCGCGACCGGCTGATCGCCACGCTCACCCGGCTGCTCGACGCGGCCGCCGCGGCCGGCGCGGTGCGGCCGGACGTCCGGCCGGAGGACGTGCTGGCCGGGCTGAGCGGGGTCTCCCTCGCCGCCGGTGAGCCAGCCCAGCGGGAGCAGGCGAGCCGACTGCTCGATCTGTTGATGGACGGACTGCGGTACCGGTCCCCGGGCTGA
- a CDS encoding SDR family NAD(P)-dependent oxidoreductase, with product MTTSTPVNTPFTSESTALEVVRGIDLAGRRAVVTGGASGIGVETARALAAAGADVTLAVRNPEAGQRAAAEITGSTGNDRVLVAPLDLADLASVATFVSTWDGPLHILVNNAGIMASPEMRTPQGWEMQFATNHLGHFALTTGLHRSLAAAGGARVVSVSSAAHLRSPVVFEDIHFERRPYDPWLAYGQSKTANVLFAVDATRRWADDGILVNALMPGAIRTNLQRYVSDEDLARMRAQSGGGAAQWKTPERGAATSVLVATSPLLNGVGGRYFEDCQEAGPNQPGTRTGYAPYARDPEAAGRLWQVSEETLRAA from the coding sequence ATGACCACCAGCACACCTGTCAACACGCCCTTCACCAGCGAGAGCACGGCCCTGGAGGTGGTGCGGGGCATCGACCTCGCCGGGCGGCGAGCCGTCGTCACCGGCGGCGCCTCCGGCATCGGCGTGGAGACCGCCCGCGCGCTCGCCGCCGCCGGAGCCGACGTCACCCTGGCGGTACGCAACCCCGAGGCCGGCCAGCGGGCCGCCGCGGAGATCACCGGCAGCACCGGCAACGACCGGGTCCTCGTCGCCCCGCTCGACCTGGCCGACCTGGCGTCGGTGGCCACCTTCGTGTCGACCTGGGACGGCCCGTTGCACATCCTGGTCAACAACGCCGGCATCATGGCCTCCCCGGAGATGCGCACCCCGCAGGGCTGGGAGATGCAGTTCGCCACCAACCACCTGGGCCACTTCGCGCTGACCACCGGGCTGCACCGGTCGCTGGCCGCGGCCGGCGGCGCGCGCGTCGTCTCGGTCAGCTCGGCCGCCCACCTGCGCTCGCCGGTGGTCTTCGAGGACATCCATTTCGAGCGCCGCCCGTACGACCCGTGGCTGGCGTACGGGCAGTCCAAGACGGCCAACGTGCTCTTCGCGGTGGACGCGACCCGACGCTGGGCCGACGACGGCATCCTGGTCAACGCGCTGATGCCGGGCGCGATCCGGACCAACCTGCAGCGCTACGTCAGCGACGAGGACCTGGCCCGGATGCGGGCGCAGAGCGGCGGCGGGGCCGCGCAGTGGAAGACCCCGGAGCGGGGCGCCGCCACCTCGGTGCTGGTCGCCACGTCGCCGCTGCTGAACGGCGTCGGCGGCCGCTACTTCGAGGACTGCCAGGAGGCCGGCCCGAACCAGCCGGGCACCCGCACCGGCTACGCCCCGTACGCCCGGGACCCGGAGGCGGCCGGGCGGCTCTGGCAGGTCTCGGAGGAGACCCTGCGGGCGGCCTGA
- the sucB gene encoding 2-oxoglutarate dehydrogenase, E2 component, dihydrolipoamide succinyltransferase: MPVSVTMPRLGESVTEGTVTRWLKQEGDTVEVDEPLLEVSTDKVDTEIPSPAAGVLSRIVVGEDETAEVGSELAVISGEGEAAGGGEAAPPQEQPAEQAAEAAAEPQAEAEQPAVEEPAPAQAAPAPSGGGTPVTMPALGESVTEGTVTRWLKQVGETVEVDEPLLEVSTDKVDTEIPSPVAGTVLEIKVAEDETAAVGAELAVIGAAGAAPAEAKPEPKPQPEAKPEPKAKPEPKAEAKPEPKPEPKPEPQVQEPTPGLSYNEPAAEAEIAAQPAQAEQRATPPAPTATPQRPSAPAQGGGEEAAGYVTPLVRKLASEHGVDLSSVNGTGVGGRIRKQDVLEAAERAKAAKAAPAQPAPAAAPAKPAAKPTPSTKRGTTEKLPRIRAAIAKRMHESLHEMAQLTTVVEVDVTKIAKLRARAKDSFLQRHGVKLSFLPFFALAAVEALQTYPIVNARMDLEGGTITYPDAEHLGIAVDTERGLLVPVIHNAGDLNLGGIAKRVADLAERTRTNKISPDEIAGATFTLTNTGSRGALFDTPIVPSPQSAMLGTGAVVKRPVVVNDPELGEVVAVRSMIYLALSYDHRLIDGADAARFLAAVKERLEAGNFEAELGL; this comes from the coding sequence ATGCCGGTATCGGTCACCATGCCCCGGCTCGGCGAGAGCGTCACCGAGGGCACCGTCACGCGCTGGCTCAAGCAGGAGGGCGACACCGTCGAGGTCGACGAGCCGCTGCTCGAGGTGTCGACGGACAAGGTCGACACCGAGATCCCGTCCCCCGCGGCGGGCGTGCTGAGCCGGATCGTGGTCGGCGAGGACGAGACTGCCGAGGTCGGCAGCGAGCTGGCGGTGATCTCCGGTGAGGGCGAGGCCGCCGGCGGCGGCGAGGCCGCCCCGCCGCAGGAGCAGCCGGCCGAGCAGGCCGCCGAGGCGGCCGCGGAGCCGCAGGCCGAGGCCGAGCAGCCGGCCGTCGAGGAGCCGGCGCCGGCCCAGGCCGCCCCGGCGCCGTCGGGCGGAGGCACCCCGGTCACCATGCCGGCCCTCGGCGAGAGCGTCACCGAGGGTACGGTCACCCGCTGGCTCAAGCAGGTCGGCGAGACCGTCGAGGTGGACGAGCCGCTGCTGGAGGTCTCCACCGACAAGGTGGACACCGAGATCCCGTCCCCGGTCGCCGGCACCGTGCTGGAGATCAAGGTCGCCGAGGACGAGACCGCCGCGGTCGGTGCGGAGCTGGCCGTGATCGGTGCCGCCGGCGCGGCTCCGGCCGAGGCGAAGCCCGAGCCGAAGCCGCAGCCCGAGGCGAAGCCGGAGCCCAAGGCGAAGCCGGAGCCCAAGGCCGAGGCCAAGCCCGAGCCCAAGCCGGAGCCGAAGCCCGAGCCGCAGGTGCAGGAGCCGACGCCGGGCCTGTCCTACAACGAGCCGGCGGCGGAGGCCGAGATCGCTGCCCAGCCGGCGCAGGCCGAGCAGCGGGCCACTCCCCCGGCCCCCACGGCGACGCCGCAGCGCCCGTCCGCGCCCGCCCAGGGTGGCGGCGAGGAGGCGGCCGGCTACGTGACCCCGCTGGTGCGCAAGCTGGCCAGCGAGCACGGCGTCGACCTGTCCTCGGTGAACGGCACCGGCGTGGGTGGCCGGATCCGCAAGCAGGACGTGCTGGAGGCGGCCGAGCGGGCCAAGGCGGCGAAGGCGGCTCCGGCGCAGCCCGCCCCGGCGGCGGCCCCGGCCAAGCCGGCCGCGAAGCCGACCCCGAGCACGAAGCGGGGCACCACTGAGAAGCTGCCGCGGATCCGCGCGGCCATCGCCAAGCGGATGCACGAGTCGCTGCACGAGATGGCGCAGCTCACCACGGTGGTCGAGGTGGACGTCACCAAGATCGCCAAGCTGCGGGCCCGGGCCAAGGACTCCTTCCTCCAGCGGCACGGCGTGAAGCTGTCCTTCCTGCCGTTCTTCGCCCTCGCCGCGGTCGAGGCGCTGCAGACGTACCCGATCGTCAACGCGCGGATGGACCTCGAGGGCGGGACGATCACCTACCCGGACGCGGAGCACCTCGGCATCGCCGTGGACACCGAGCGGGGTCTGCTGGTGCCGGTCATCCACAACGCCGGTGACCTGAACCTGGGCGGGATCGCCAAGCGGGTGGCCGACCTGGCCGAGCGCACCCGGACCAACAAGATCAGCCCGGACGAGATCGCCGGGGCGACCTTCACGCTGACCAACACCGGCAGCCGGGGCGCCCTGTTCGACACCCCGATCGTGCCGTCGCCGCAGTCGGCGATGCTCGGCACGGGTGCCGTGGTCAAGCGCCCGGTCGTGGTCAACGACCCGGAGCTGGGCGAGGTCGTCGCGGTCCGGTCGATGATCTACCTGGCCCTCTCCTACGACCACCGGCTGATCGACGGCGCGGACGCGGCCCGCTTCCTGGCCGCGGTCAAGGAGCGGCTGGAGGCCGGCAACTTCGAGGCCGAGCTGGGCCTGTAG
- the lpdA gene encoding dihydrolipoyl dehydrogenase, whose product MSEPNDATFDIVILGGGSGGYAAALRAAQLNLSVALVEKGKLGGTCLHNGCIPTKALLHAAEIADQTRESEQFGVKAELVGIDMAAVNSYKDGVVARLYKGLQGLVGGAKNITFVAGAGKLVGKNVVEVDGKRYTGRNVVLASGSYAKSLPGLEIDGERVITSDHALTLDRVPASAIVLGGGVIGVEFASVWKSFGVDVTIIEALPRLVAAEDEESSKALERAFRKRKINFKVGKPFEKVEKTENGVKVTIAGGETVEAELLLVAVGRGPNTANLGYEEQGVKMDRGYVLTDERLRTSVPNVYAVGDIVPGLQLAHRGFQQGIFVAEEIAGQNPAVIDEAGIPRVTYSDPELASVGLTEAKAKEQYGADKVKTYNYNLGGNGKSQILKTAGFVKLVRVEDGPVVGVHMVGARVGELVGEAQLIYNWEAYPAEVAQLVHAHPTQNEALGEAHLALAGKPLHAHA is encoded by the coding sequence GTGAGCGAGCCGAACGACGCAACCTTCGACATCGTCATCCTCGGAGGTGGCAGCGGCGGCTACGCGGCGGCGCTGCGGGCCGCCCAGCTGAACCTCTCCGTCGCGCTGGTCGAGAAGGGCAAGCTCGGCGGCACCTGCCTGCACAACGGCTGCATCCCGACCAAGGCCCTGCTGCACGCCGCCGAGATCGCCGACCAGACCCGCGAGTCGGAGCAGTTCGGCGTGAAGGCCGAGCTGGTCGGCATCGACATGGCGGCGGTCAACTCGTACAAGGACGGCGTCGTCGCCCGGCTCTACAAGGGTCTGCAGGGCCTGGTCGGCGGCGCCAAGAACATCACCTTCGTGGCTGGCGCCGGCAAGCTGGTCGGCAAGAACGTCGTCGAGGTCGACGGCAAGCGCTACACCGGCCGCAACGTCGTGCTGGCCTCCGGCTCGTACGCCAAGAGCCTGCCCGGCCTGGAGATCGACGGCGAGCGGGTCATCACCAGCGACCACGCGCTGACCCTGGACCGGGTCCCGGCCTCGGCGATCGTGCTCGGTGGCGGCGTGATCGGCGTCGAGTTCGCCAGCGTGTGGAAGTCCTTCGGCGTGGACGTGACGATCATCGAGGCGCTGCCCCGGCTGGTGGCCGCCGAGGACGAGGAGTCGTCGAAGGCGCTGGAGCGGGCCTTCCGGAAGCGGAAGATCAACTTCAAGGTCGGCAAGCCGTTCGAGAAGGTCGAGAAGACCGAGAACGGCGTCAAGGTGACCATCGCCGGCGGCGAGACCGTCGAGGCCGAACTGCTGCTGGTGGCCGTCGGCCGCGGCCCGAACACCGCCAACCTCGGCTACGAGGAGCAGGGCGTCAAGATGGACCGCGGCTACGTGTTGACCGACGAGCGGCTGCGTACCAGCGTGCCGAACGTCTACGCGGTCGGCGACATCGTGCCCGGCCTCCAGCTCGCGCACCGCGGCTTCCAGCAGGGCATCTTCGTGGCCGAGGAGATCGCCGGCCAGAACCCGGCCGTGATCGACGAGGCCGGCATCCCGCGGGTCACCTACTCCGACCCGGAGCTGGCGTCGGTCGGCCTCACCGAGGCGAAGGCCAAGGAGCAGTACGGCGCCGACAAGGTCAAGACGTACAACTACAACCTGGGTGGCAACGGCAAGAGTCAGATCCTCAAGACGGCCGGCTTCGTGAAGCTGGTCCGGGTGGAGGACGGCCCGGTGGTCGGCGTGCACATGGTCGGCGCCCGGGTCGGTGAGCTGGTCGGCGAGGCGCAGCTCATCTACAACTGGGAGGCGTACCCGGCCGAGGTGGCGCAGCTCGTGCACGCCCACCCGACGCAGAACGAGGCCCTGGGCGAGGCGCACCTGGCCCTCGCCGGCAAGCCGCTGCACGCGCACGCCTGA
- a CDS encoding leucyl aminopeptidase produces the protein MTSPSTTLSLVDTDPAELAVDAIVIGVHSQTGEQDATSGLAGTLLLASGAESIAAAFDGKLTETLALLGATGGPGEVVKLATLGTVTAPVIAAVGLGPEPSGAAPAPETLRRAAGAAVRALAGAPRVALALPVPDDADAATALRAVAEGALLGGYRFAGYKTRPQPTRREPVAEVLIAVPDAGDAAAQAEVARAQAVADAVRRSRDWVNTAPNELRPPAFADAVATAAREAGLEVEVLDEAALRAGGYGGIIAVGQGSEAPPRLVKLSYTPAGGGSGKRVALVGKGITFDTGGISIKPAQGMWEMKSDMAGAAAVGAAMLAIAALKPSVAVTGYLPMAENMPSGTSYRPGDVISMFNGKKVEVLNTDAEGRMILADAIARACADGCDYLFETSTLTGGQVIALGKKIAGVMGSPELCERVKAAGEATGEPAWPMPLPDDVRKGMDSDVADISQVNAGMDRAGHMLQGGVFLREFVADDVAWAHIDIAGPGYHSGEPTGYWTKGGTGVPVRTLVHLVDDIAANG, from the coding sequence GTGACATCGCCCAGCACCACCCTGAGCCTGGTCGACACCGACCCCGCCGAGCTTGCCGTCGACGCGATCGTGATCGGCGTGCACAGCCAGACCGGAGAGCAGGACGCCACCAGCGGCCTCGCCGGCACCCTGCTGCTCGCCAGCGGCGCGGAGAGCATCGCCGCCGCCTTCGACGGCAAGCTGACCGAGACGCTGGCGCTGCTCGGCGCGACCGGCGGCCCCGGCGAGGTGGTCAAGCTGGCCACCCTGGGCACGGTGACCGCCCCGGTGATCGCCGCCGTCGGGCTCGGCCCGGAGCCCTCCGGCGCCGCCCCGGCTCCGGAGACCCTGCGCCGGGCCGCCGGCGCGGCCGTCCGGGCCCTGGCCGGCGCGCCCCGGGTGGCTCTCGCCCTGCCGGTGCCCGACGACGCCGACGCCGCGACCGCGCTGCGCGCGGTGGCCGAGGGCGCGCTGCTCGGCGGCTACCGGTTCGCCGGCTACAAGACCCGGCCGCAGCCGACCCGCCGGGAGCCGGTGGCCGAGGTGCTGATCGCCGTGCCGGACGCGGGCGACGCCGCCGCCCAGGCCGAGGTGGCCCGCGCCCAGGCGGTCGCCGACGCCGTCCGGCGCAGCCGGGACTGGGTCAACACCGCCCCGAACGAGCTGCGCCCGCCGGCCTTCGCCGACGCGGTGGCCACCGCCGCCCGGGAGGCCGGGCTGGAGGTCGAGGTGCTGGACGAGGCGGCGCTGCGCGCCGGCGGCTACGGCGGCATCATCGCCGTCGGCCAGGGCTCGGAGGCTCCGCCGCGGCTGGTGAAGCTCAGCTACACCCCGGCCGGCGGTGGCAGCGGCAAGCGGGTCGCGCTGGTCGGCAAGGGCATCACCTTCGACACCGGCGGCATCTCGATCAAGCCGGCGCAGGGCATGTGGGAGATGAAGTCCGACATGGCCGGGGCCGCCGCGGTGGGCGCCGCCATGCTGGCGATCGCCGCGCTCAAGCCGTCCGTGGCGGTGACCGGGTACCTGCCGATGGCGGAGAACATGCCGTCCGGCACGTCGTACCGGCCGGGCGACGTGATCAGCATGTTCAACGGCAAGAAGGTGGAGGTGCTCAACACCGACGCCGAGGGCCGGATGATCCTGGCCGACGCGATCGCCCGGGCCTGCGCGGACGGCTGCGACTACCTCTTCGAGACCTCCACCCTGACCGGCGGGCAGGTCATCGCGCTGGGCAAGAAGATCGCCGGCGTGATGGGCAGCCCGGAGCTGTGCGAGCGGGTGAAGGCCGCCGGCGAGGCGACCGGCGAGCCGGCCTGGCCGATGCCGCTGCCGGACGACGTGCGCAAGGGCATGGACTCCGACGTCGCCGACATCTCGCAGGTCAACGCCGGGATGGACCGGGCCGGCCACATGCTGCAGGGCGGCGTGTTCCTGCGCGAGTTCGTCGCCGACGACGTGGCCTGGGCGCACATCGACATCGCCGGGCCGGGCTACCACTCGGGCGAGCCGACCGGCTACTGGACCAAGGGCGGCACCGGCGTCCCGGTCCGCACCCTGGTCCACCTGGTCGACGACATCGCCGCCAACGGCTGA
- the gcvT gene encoding glycine cleavage system aminomethyltransferase GcvT, with translation MTDVTSDAAATRLRRSPLHERHTALGAKFAPFGGWEMPLEYAGGGVLKEHTAVRTAVGVFDVSHLGKARVTGPGAAEFVNACLSNDLGRIGPGRAQYTLCCDDDTGGVVDDIIAYLHGDDHVFLIPNAANTAEVVRRLRAAAPASVTVTDEHEAYAVLAVQGPRSAELLDALGLPTGHEYMSFSTATLDGVPLTVCRTGYTGELGYELVVPAEHAVAVWDALFAAGAAYELRACGLAARDTLRTEMGYPLHGQDLSLEISPVQARSGWAVGWDKPAFWGRDALRAEKAAGPRRTLRGLEAVDRAIPRPGMTVHVGDTAVGTVTSGTFSPTKKQGIALALLDTAANLSDGDLVEVDIRGRRAQMRVTRPPFIHPSVK, from the coding sequence ATGACCGACGTGACCTCCGACGCCGCCGCGACCCGGCTGCGCCGTTCCCCGCTGCACGAGCGGCACACCGCTCTCGGCGCCAAGTTCGCCCCGTTCGGTGGCTGGGAGATGCCCCTGGAGTACGCCGGCGGCGGGGTGCTCAAGGAGCACACCGCGGTGCGTACCGCGGTCGGCGTCTTCGACGTCTCGCACCTGGGCAAGGCGCGGGTGACCGGCCCCGGCGCGGCGGAGTTCGTCAACGCCTGCCTGAGCAACGACCTGGGCCGGATCGGGCCGGGCCGGGCGCAGTACACGCTCTGCTGCGACGACGACACCGGCGGCGTGGTGGACGACATCATCGCCTACCTGCACGGCGACGACCACGTCTTCCTCATCCCGAACGCCGCGAACACCGCCGAGGTGGTGCGCCGGCTGCGCGCCGCCGCGCCGGCGTCGGTCACGGTCACCGACGAGCACGAGGCGTACGCGGTCCTCGCTGTGCAGGGGCCGCGCTCGGCCGAGCTGCTCGACGCGCTCGGCCTGCCCACCGGGCACGAGTACATGAGCTTCTCCACCGCCACCCTGGACGGGGTGCCGCTGACCGTCTGCCGCACCGGCTACACCGGCGAGCTGGGCTACGAGCTGGTGGTGCCGGCCGAGCACGCCGTCGCGGTCTGGGACGCGCTCTTCGCCGCCGGCGCGGCGTACGAGCTGCGCGCCTGCGGGCTGGCCGCCCGGGACACCCTGCGCACCGAGATGGGCTACCCGCTGCACGGGCAGGACCTGTCGCTGGAGATCAGCCCGGTGCAGGCGCGCTCCGGCTGGGCGGTCGGCTGGGACAAGCCGGCCTTCTGGGGCCGGGACGCGCTGCGCGCCGAGAAGGCGGCCGGCCCCCGGCGTACGTTGCGCGGCCTGGAGGCCGTCGACCGGGCGATCCCGCGCCCTGGCATGACGGTGCACGTCGGCGACACGGCGGTCGGCACCGTCACCAGCGGCACCTTCTCGCCGACGAAGAAGCAGGGCATCGCCCTGGCCCTGCTGGACACCGCCGCCAACCTTTCCGACGGCGACCTGGTCGAGGTCGACATCCGCGGCCGCCGCGCCCAGATGCGCGTCACCCGCCCCCCCTTCATCCACCCCTCCGTCAAGTAA